From the genome of Agrobacterium vitis, one region includes:
- a CDS encoding ABC transporter ATP-binding protein has product MTSLLAVRDLTVQVPARALKIIDGISFSLGAGQTLGLVGESGCGKSMTCYAIAKALPRGIAQTGGTVTLSSGAQADSQGKAPSVAMIFQDPTSSLNPVHTIGYYLESALFRHQGLRGSDARLEAMRLLERVGIDRAKSRLRSYPHQFSGGMNQRVMIAHALAAKPQLLIADEPTTALDVTTQAQILYLLEELKAETGMALLIVSHDLGVIARLADRAAVMYCGKIVETAPVTELLRRPAHPYAQALIDCMPSIDPADREPPIPIPGSVPLLDSLPEGCHFHPRCPRASGECSVRFPAPKNIGLVHEASCYHPVVA; this is encoded by the coding sequence GTGACAAGTCTACTAGCAGTTCGCGACCTCACCGTTCAGGTGCCGGCGCGCGCGCTCAAGATCATCGATGGCATCAGTTTTTCGCTGGGTGCGGGTCAAACGCTCGGCCTCGTTGGCGAATCCGGCTGCGGAAAAAGCATGACCTGCTATGCCATTGCCAAAGCGCTGCCGCGCGGCATTGCTCAAACGGGCGGAACGGTAACGTTGAGTTCTGGTGCGCAGGCCGACAGCCAGGGGAAAGCACCATCGGTCGCCATGATCTTCCAGGATCCGACGAGCAGCCTGAACCCAGTGCACACAATTGGCTACTACCTCGAATCTGCCCTCTTCCGGCATCAGGGTCTCAGGGGCAGCGACGCGCGGCTGGAGGCGATGCGGCTTCTTGAGCGCGTCGGCATCGACCGTGCCAAGAGCCGGTTGCGTTCCTATCCGCACCAGTTTTCCGGCGGCATGAACCAGCGCGTCATGATCGCTCATGCGCTTGCGGCAAAGCCCCAATTGCTGATCGCCGATGAGCCAACTACCGCGCTCGATGTGACGACGCAGGCACAGATCCTTTATTTGCTGGAAGAATTGAAGGCCGAAACCGGCATGGCACTCCTCATCGTGTCGCACGATCTCGGAGTAATCGCTCGTTTGGCCGACCGCGCAGCGGTGATGTATTGCGGTAAGATCGTCGAGACGGCGCCCGTGACAGAACTGCTCCGGCGCCCGGCTCATCCCTACGCCCAGGCCCTGATCGATTGTATGCCCAGTATCGATCCCGCGGACCGCGAACCTCCGATCCCTATCCCCGGATCGGTACCCCTTCTCGATAGCCTTCCGGAGGGATGCCATTTCCATCCACGCTGTCCGCGTGCGAGTGGCGAATGTTCCGTACGCTTCCCAGCGCCCAAAAATATAGGCCTCGTCCATGAAGCCTCCTGTTACCATCCGGTGGTCGCATGA
- a CDS encoding oligopeptide/dipeptide ABC transporter ATP-binding protein — protein MNTPLLQTHDLVKAFSHKTGFFAKPTSQLAVNSISFDLAPRERLGVVGESGSGKSTLGRLLLGLTPPTSGDVLFEGVNHKDRSSKDWTKFRMRTSLVQQNPLSALNPQMTIGEQIAEGLLVHHVAGRASAYERAAAILERVGLSSAMMTRYPHQMSGGQRQRVVIARALILDPKLVVFDEAVSALDVSVQAQVVALLQSLWQELDLAYVFITHDLRIVRHLVDRIAVMYLGRVVETGHIRSVYERPRHPYTRALLDSVPTMDPSVRNLPPPLQGEIDASKPSEGCVFRTRCPFAIDRCASETPKLREFDGQQVACHRAEDVSSEICRKEIA, from the coding sequence ATGAATACGCCATTGCTTCAAACCCACGATCTGGTCAAGGCCTTTAGCCACAAGACCGGGTTCTTCGCCAAGCCGACGAGCCAGCTTGCGGTCAACTCCATCAGCTTCGACCTCGCGCCGCGGGAACGCCTCGGCGTGGTCGGTGAGTCCGGAAGCGGCAAATCGACACTTGGTCGGCTCCTGCTCGGCCTGACCCCACCGACAAGCGGAGATGTCTTGTTCGAGGGCGTGAACCACAAGGACCGCAGCTCTAAAGACTGGACGAAGTTCCGTATGCGCACCTCGCTTGTGCAACAGAACCCGCTGTCGGCTCTGAACCCGCAGATGACGATTGGAGAGCAGATCGCCGAGGGCCTTCTTGTTCATCACGTTGCAGGTCGCGCGAGCGCGTATGAGCGCGCAGCCGCTATTCTCGAGCGTGTGGGGCTGTCAAGTGCGATGATGACCCGGTACCCGCACCAGATGTCGGGTGGCCAGCGCCAGCGGGTCGTCATTGCCCGTGCTTTGATCCTCGACCCAAAACTGGTGGTTTTCGACGAAGCCGTCTCGGCGCTGGACGTATCCGTCCAGGCTCAGGTTGTGGCGCTACTCCAGTCGCTTTGGCAGGAGTTGGATCTTGCCTACGTGTTTATCACCCACGATCTTCGCATCGTTCGACACCTGGTCGACCGGATCGCCGTGATGTATCTCGGGCGGGTCGTTGAGACCGGCCATATCCGTTCGGTCTACGAACGGCCCCGCCATCCCTATACGAGAGCGCTCCTGGATTCAGTTCCGACGATGGATCCGAGCGTGCGCAACCTTCCGCCACCGCTACAGGGCGAAATCGATGCGAGCAAACCATCCGAAGGCTGCGTTTTCCGGACGCGCTGTCCGTTTGCCATCGACAGATGCGCGTCCGAAACGCCGAAGCTTCGCGAATTCGACGGCCAGCAGGTGGCATGTCACCGCGCCGAAGACGTGTCATCCGAGATTTGCCGGAAGGAGATCGCATAA
- a CDS encoding ABC transporter permease, producing the protein MIGFIIARALRALVVLFLTVTFVFIVLRLSGDPAQTMLGERATPEVLAVFRADWGLDKPILQQFLIYVANAFQGNFGVSSSDGREVFSIIAERIPKTLVLTVSAFILSVLLGIPVGIVAAVRRDSPVDKAVITGAVLGYSVPNFLLGLTLIFVFAVWLRVLPSSGSSTWQHAILPVATFGLFNAATIARFTRSTLIEVLEQPYIAAARADGIPKWEVILRHALPNAAIPMVTMLGFVAGGLLGGSVLIETVFAWPGLGSGFVHATTHGDLNVVQAMILLFTAFMVTINLAVDILYAVLNPKIRLQK; encoded by the coding sequence ATGATAGGCTTCATAATCGCTCGTGCCCTTCGGGCTTTGGTCGTTCTCTTTCTCACCGTGACTTTTGTCTTCATCGTTCTTCGACTGAGCGGCGATCCAGCGCAGACGATGCTGGGCGAGCGTGCAACGCCGGAGGTGCTGGCGGTGTTCCGCGCCGACTGGGGCCTCGACAAGCCGATCCTCCAGCAGTTCCTGATCTATGTGGCCAATGCGTTCCAAGGAAATTTTGGCGTCTCATCCTCCGACGGACGCGAGGTCTTTTCGATCATTGCCGAGCGCATACCAAAGACACTGGTGTTGACGGTATCCGCCTTCATTCTGAGTGTGCTCCTCGGCATACCGGTCGGGATCGTCGCTGCTGTTCGACGCGATAGCCCTGTCGACAAAGCCGTCATAACGGGAGCTGTGCTCGGATACAGCGTTCCCAACTTTCTCCTTGGTCTCACTCTCATCTTCGTGTTTGCCGTTTGGCTGCGTGTCTTGCCGAGCTCTGGCAGTTCTACCTGGCAGCACGCGATTCTGCCCGTCGCAACCTTCGGCCTTTTCAACGCGGCCACAATCGCGCGCTTCACGCGCTCGACGCTGATTGAGGTGCTCGAGCAGCCGTACATCGCCGCCGCCCGAGCCGATGGGATACCAAAGTGGGAAGTCATTCTTCGACACGCGCTGCCTAACGCCGCCATCCCGATGGTGACCATGCTGGGCTTTGTCGCAGGCGGTCTCTTGGGCGGTTCGGTGCTCATCGAAACCGTCTTTGCCTGGCCGGGCCTCGGAAGCGGCTTCGTTCATGCAACGACCCACGGCGATCTCAACGTTGTGCAGGCAATGATCCTTCTTTTCACGGCCTTTATGGTCACGATCAACTTGGCCGTCGATATTCTCTACGCGGTCCTCAATCCGAAGATCAGGCTTCAGAAATAA
- a CDS encoding ABC transporter permease produces the protein MTHAKILSLPRGQFWNFATRTPISIWLCIIWIAAIVIVGATAQWIAPFHYLQQSPLARFALPGTLPGHLLGTDYLGRDVLSNLFAAIQMTLMIAFAGSVICLLIGTILGFLAAHFGGWVDNLIMGFADAMQSVPFIIVALGVLAFFGSNPLLFVLLAGIYNWWRYARLTRGLVLSANEDGYAEAARIVGVPSWRIYLRHILPNIAGPLVVQLTVNYPELILLESGLSFLGLGIQPPSTSLGLMVADGRNYLAIAWWLAAFPGVVLVFTTLSISLLGDYLRDRLDARLR, from the coding sequence ATGACCCACGCTAAGATACTCTCCTTGCCGAGGGGGCAATTCTGGAATTTTGCCACCCGAACCCCGATCAGCATCTGGCTGTGCATAATATGGATCGCTGCGATCGTAATTGTCGGTGCGACGGCGCAATGGATCGCACCCTTCCACTATCTGCAACAGTCGCCACTTGCACGCTTCGCGTTGCCGGGCACCCTGCCAGGACATCTGCTTGGCACGGATTATCTCGGCCGGGATGTGCTTAGCAACCTTTTTGCTGCGATCCAGATGACATTGATGATCGCCTTCGCAGGCTCGGTGATCTGTTTGCTTATCGGCACCATTCTGGGTTTTCTGGCTGCGCATTTTGGGGGCTGGGTCGATAACCTCATCATGGGCTTTGCCGATGCCATGCAGTCCGTTCCCTTCATCATCGTGGCTCTTGGCGTACTGGCGTTTTTCGGTTCGAACCCGCTGCTGTTTGTCTTACTAGCGGGGATCTACAACTGGTGGCGTTATGCTCGTCTGACGCGCGGCCTTGTCCTGAGTGCCAACGAGGACGGTTACGCCGAGGCGGCGCGGATCGTCGGCGTACCATCATGGCGCATCTACCTGCGTCACATACTGCCAAACATCGCAGGCCCGCTCGTTGTTCAACTCACTGTAAATTATCCGGAGCTCATTCTGCTCGAGAGTGGTCTGAGTTTTCTCGGGCTCGGCATCCAGCCGCCGTCCACAAGCCTCGGACTTATGGTTGCCGACGGGCGAAACTACCTTGCGATTGCCTGGTGGCTTGCTGCTTTCCCAGGCGTAGTCCTCGTGTTCACAACATTATCCATAAGCCTGCTTGGCGACTATTTGCGCGATCGTCTCGACGCGCGCCTCCGATAA
- a CDS encoding glycerophosphodiester phosphodiesterase, which produces MNPLRMSIENMRIGGHRGHSAGAPENTLVAFRKAFEYGGPLTTCETDLSITSDGELVLMHDKTVDRTTNGHGIVHKMTYAELAKLDAGSWFNEKFAGEQVPRLRDALILARELGIIYQLELKIYDQNDVFFPKLRALIDELGAADLLQFSSFDYVQLRDVKKAIPDVPTVGLMHSRLIDPASLARQANLDAMNIEVYHFASGEARQLHEDGFAAFCYLPAGHHEKLMKYGVDVESQVVQWVREGQLDQLLGDDVAQVARLRDQARG; this is translated from the coding sequence ATGAACCCCCTTAGAATGTCGATCGAGAACATGCGTATAGGCGGCCACCGCGGCCACAGTGCGGGCGCTCCGGAAAACACGCTGGTCGCGTTTCGCAAGGCTTTTGAGTATGGCGGTCCGCTGACCACCTGCGAGACGGACCTCTCGATTACAAGCGATGGCGAACTCGTCCTCATGCATGACAAGACAGTCGATCGCACGACCAACGGTCACGGCATCGTGCACAAAATGACTTATGCTGAGCTCGCTAAGCTAGATGCCGGCAGCTGGTTTAATGAAAAGTTTGCGGGTGAGCAGGTACCGCGACTTCGTGATGCGCTCATACTCGCTCGAGAGCTTGGCATCATTTATCAGCTCGAACTCAAGATCTACGACCAGAACGACGTTTTTTTCCCGAAGCTTCGGGCGTTAATCGATGAGCTTGGCGCCGCGGACCTGTTGCAGTTCTCGTCGTTCGACTATGTCCAGCTCAGGGATGTCAAGAAAGCTATCCCGGATGTTCCAACGGTCGGCCTGATGCACTCTCGCCTTATCGACCCTGCGTCCCTTGCTCGCCAGGCCAATCTCGATGCCATGAATATCGAAGTCTACCATTTCGCCAGCGGCGAGGCCCGCCAGCTTCACGAAGATGGTTTCGCGGCCTTCTGCTATCTGCCGGCCGGCCACCATGAGAAATTGATGAAGTACGGCGTGGACGTCGAGTCTCAGGTCGTCCAGTGGGTCCGTGAAGGTCAGCTCGATCAGCTCCTCGGTGACGACGTCGCACAGGTCGCACGGTTGCGGGATCAGGCTCGTGGATAA
- a CDS encoding inositol monophosphatase family protein gives MDKAITAVSSEQATIVEGIAREAGNLALYYFKKLATLPVEKKGHLDLVTEADTQVEALIIARLREAFPDDGVFGEEGGEITGTSGRIWVIDPIDGTFNYVRGAQNWAVSIGLYEHRRPAFGVIFAPARDLLLIGGHAIVPQLNGKPLGPLPALDMSRASTGFSFHPSVSTADRLEVLRFISDDLRISFRFTGSATLSLIEVMMGETDGYVSVGDSTWDVMAALPILAGLGVSHTIDWDKTELPQKLRFVCGSDEFLNRVKPVLNNLSAAA, from the coding sequence GTGGATAAGGCCATCACAGCAGTCTCTTCGGAGCAGGCGACCATCGTCGAGGGTATTGCGCGAGAAGCGGGAAACCTGGCCCTCTACTATTTCAAGAAGTTGGCCACCTTGCCGGTTGAAAAGAAGGGGCACCTCGACCTTGTCACCGAAGCCGACACACAGGTCGAAGCCCTGATTATCGCAAGGCTTCGTGAAGCTTTTCCAGACGATGGCGTTTTCGGGGAAGAGGGTGGCGAGATCACCGGGACTTCGGGTCGCATCTGGGTCATCGATCCGATCGACGGAACGTTCAACTATGTCCGCGGCGCCCAGAACTGGGCGGTGTCTATCGGGCTGTACGAGCACCGCCGCCCTGCCTTTGGCGTTATCTTCGCTCCCGCGCGCGATCTGCTGTTGATTGGTGGTCACGCCATCGTACCGCAACTCAATGGGAAGCCTCTCGGTCCATTGCCCGCGCTCGACATGTCTCGTGCATCGACTGGCTTCAGCTTTCATCCGTCGGTTTCGACGGCTGACAGGTTGGAGGTCCTGCGCTTCATCTCGGATGACCTTCGCATAAGCTTCCGCTTCACGGGGTCAGCGACGCTCTCGTTGATCGAAGTGATGATGGGTGAGACGGATGGCTACGTTTCTGTCGGCGACTCCACTTGGGACGTCATGGCGGCGCTGCCAATTCTCGCCGGCTTGGGCGTCAGTCACACGATCGATTGGGACAAGACGGAGCTTCCCCAGAAACTTCGTTTCGTGTGCGGCTCGGACGAATTTCTTAATCGAGTAAAGCCCGTGCTCAACAATCTCTCGGCGGCTGCCTAA